The following proteins come from a genomic window of Cryptosporangium phraense:
- a CDS encoding sensor histidine kinase produces MPAKTRAIAGDVLLAAALTAVTISAAVFLRPETNDALTVVLSVLTAAPIALRQVVPIVTLSIVLGAQLALTLLNGSAFPEGGLALVIAAFTVATHCPRRVALTMYALTLVVIGGCTIALAGRSIPSAVLWSELLKGVVAIVVAGVLGLSTKRWAERAERLAARAERAAANERVRIARELHDVVAHHMSVISLQAGVSRYLLDTDVVAARSALATVEEASREALSEMRRLLDVLRPQETDFTDAPYGAGRTHGTGGPNGASRTHGTGGLNGAGGIHGTGGVHGTGGGAPYGAGRTHGSGGPNGTGGTHSTGGGGPDGNARSYGSDDYERSESYAPQPGLADLDRLVERTRAAGVPVELAVSGPVRPLAPGPDLCAYRVVQESLTNVLKHAGPANVRIDVTYGGSALTLRVVDDGRGSGSAESGGHGIRGMRERAELYGGVLDAGPRDEGGFGVVARLPIGEGK; encoded by the coding sequence ATGCCGGCCAAGACTAGAGCCATCGCGGGTGACGTCCTGCTCGCGGCCGCCCTCACCGCGGTGACGATCAGCGCCGCGGTGTTCCTCCGCCCCGAGACGAACGACGCCCTGACGGTCGTGCTGTCGGTGCTCACCGCGGCGCCGATCGCGCTTCGGCAGGTCGTGCCGATCGTCACGCTGAGCATCGTGCTCGGGGCCCAGTTGGCCCTGACGCTGCTGAACGGCAGCGCGTTCCCCGAGGGTGGGCTCGCGCTGGTGATCGCCGCGTTCACGGTGGCCACGCACTGCCCGCGCCGGGTCGCGCTGACGATGTACGCGCTGACGTTGGTCGTCATCGGCGGGTGCACGATCGCGCTGGCCGGGCGCAGCATCCCGTCCGCGGTGCTCTGGTCGGAGCTGCTCAAGGGCGTGGTGGCGATCGTCGTCGCCGGGGTGCTCGGGCTGAGCACGAAGCGCTGGGCCGAGCGCGCCGAGCGGCTCGCGGCTCGGGCCGAGCGGGCGGCCGCCAACGAGCGGGTCCGCATCGCCCGCGAGTTGCACGACGTCGTCGCGCACCACATGTCGGTCATCTCGCTGCAGGCCGGCGTCTCCCGGTACCTGCTCGACACCGACGTCGTGGCCGCCCGCAGTGCGCTGGCCACGGTCGAGGAGGCCAGCCGAGAAGCTCTCAGCGAGATGCGCCGGCTACTCGACGTCCTACGTCCACAAGAGACCGACTTCACCGACGCCCCCTACGGCGCCGGCCGCACCCACGGCACGGGCGGCCCCAACGGCGCCAGCCGCACCCACGGCACGGGCGGCCTCAACGGCGCCGGTGGCATCCACGGCACCGGCGGCGTCCACGGCACGGGCGGCGGCGCCCCCTACGGCGCCGGCCGCACGCACGGCTCGGGCGGCCCCAACGGCACCGGTGGCACCCACAGCACGGGCGGCGGCGGCCCCGACGGCAACGCCAGGTCGTACGGCTCCGACGACTACGAAAGGTCCGAGAGCTACGCACCCCAACCCGGGCTCGCCGACCTCGACCGGCTGGTCGAGCGCACCCGGGCAGCCGGGGTGCCGGTCGAACTCGCCGTGTCCGGGCCCGTCCGCCCGCTCGCCCCCGGTCCCGACCTCTGCGCCTACCGGGTGGTCCAGGAGTCGCTGACGAACGTCCTCAAACACGCCGGCCCGGCCAACGTCCGCATCGACGTGACCTACGGCGGGAGCGCGCTGACGCTGCGGGTCGTCGACGACGGTCGCGGGTCGGGCTCGGCCGAATCGGGCGGGCACGGCATCCGGGGCATGCGGGAGCGGGCCGAGCTCTACGGCGGGGTGCTCGACGCGGGCCCGCGCGACGAGGGAGGGTTCGGCGTGGTCGCGCGGTTACCGATCGGGGAGGGGAAATGA
- a CDS encoding LuxR C-terminal-related transcriptional regulator: MTVRVLIADDQALIRGGLVALFTAAPGIEVVGEAADGARAVELAAETKPDLVLMDIRMPVLDGIGATRQILSAASAASSASAAAPASAASGSGDAAPPRIMVLTTFDLDEYVYAALAEGAAGFLLKDTPPERILSAVHTIMAGDVLITPRITQRLIENSSRHHRVAAVARPQLDQLTAREIEVLRLVGMGLSNSEIADRLVLSEATVKTHVKHVMSKLGLNSRAQAVVVAYETGLVVPGS, from the coding sequence ATGACGGTCCGGGTGCTGATCGCCGACGATCAGGCGCTGATCCGCGGCGGGCTGGTGGCGCTGTTCACCGCGGCCCCGGGGATCGAGGTCGTGGGCGAGGCGGCCGACGGAGCGCGGGCCGTCGAGCTGGCCGCGGAGACGAAGCCCGACCTGGTGCTGATGGACATCCGGATGCCGGTGCTCGACGGAATCGGCGCCACCAGACAGATCCTCTCCGCCGCCTCCGCTGCCTCCTCCGCCTCCGCCGCCGCCCCCGCCTCCGCCGCCTCCGGCTCCGGCGACGCCGCCCCACCCCGCATCATGGTCCTCACCACCTTCGACCTGGACGAATACGTCTACGCGGCACTAGCCGAGGGCGCCGCCGGGTTCCTCCTGAAAGACACCCCACCCGAGCGCATCCTCTCGGCCGTGCACACGATCATGGCCGGCGACGTGCTGATCACCCCGCGCATCACCCAGCGGCTGATCGAGAACTCGTCCCGGCACCATCGGGTCGCGGCCGTGGCCCGGCCGCAGCTCGACCAGCTCACCGCCCGGGAGATCGAGGTGCTCCGGCTGGTCGGGATGGGCCTGTCGAACTCCGAGATCGCCGACCGCCTGGTGCTCAGCGAGGCGACCGTGAAGACGCACGTCAAGCACGTGATGTCGAAGCTCGGCCTGAACAGCCGGGCCCAAGCGGTCGTCGTCGCCTACGAGACCGGCCTGGTAGTGCCGGGCTCATGA
- a CDS encoding glycosyltransferase family 2 protein has protein sequence MSVDTLRAPRLGLRGRSRPLRGGRRALALVPVAAFVAYCVLAYAGWHEPVSVLVLFASFALLILGYLSAGVFWRSFTHLPPAHGRVLAVVPVYNEDEELVRATVRALLAQTILPDQIVVVDDGSRVPVVGFDDPLVRWERMPNGGKREAQAHALRLYAPSEFDFVLTVDSDSVLDDDALERLLEAMSDERVQAATGMILMRNWQENLLTRLTDINVVSSCLMFRMLRSWFGIVSPTSGCLALYRAPVLYDNLPDYLTSGTAGDDRRLSFYALLRGQVVGVSEAVVSTQLPATARGMFRQRTRWSKSAWLGIPFVATNLRLAVVFFYLLPLVFAALWPVMVAVLVTLTLRYDNPVLLHGVAFWLACSVTQTAVYAIYRPGLTFRQRVGQWGLALVYPLLGYLVLRPATYWALTKLRDSSWYTRS, from the coding sequence ATGTCCGTTGACACGCTGCGCGCACCCCGGCTGGGGCTCCGGGGCCGTTCGCGTCCGTTGCGGGGCGGACGGCGGGCGCTGGCGCTGGTGCCGGTGGCCGCGTTCGTGGCCTACTGCGTCCTGGCCTACGCGGGCTGGCACGAGCCCGTGTCCGTCCTCGTGCTCTTCGCGTCGTTCGCGCTGCTGATCCTCGGCTACCTGTCAGCCGGCGTCTTCTGGCGGTCGTTCACGCACCTGCCGCCCGCGCACGGCCGGGTGCTGGCCGTCGTCCCGGTCTACAACGAGGACGAGGAGCTGGTCCGGGCCACCGTGCGGGCGTTGCTGGCCCAGACGATCCTCCCGGACCAGATCGTCGTGGTCGACGACGGATCCCGGGTGCCGGTGGTCGGCTTCGACGATCCGCTGGTGCGCTGGGAGCGGATGCCCAACGGCGGGAAGCGGGAGGCTCAGGCGCACGCGCTGCGGCTCTACGCGCCGTCGGAGTTCGACTTCGTGCTGACCGTCGACTCGGATTCGGTGCTCGACGACGACGCGCTGGAGCGCCTGCTCGAAGCGATGTCGGACGAGCGCGTGCAGGCGGCGACCGGCATGATCCTGATGCGCAACTGGCAGGAGAACCTGCTCACCCGGCTGACCGACATCAACGTCGTGTCCAGCTGCCTGATGTTCCGGATGCTGCGGTCGTGGTTCGGCATCGTCTCGCCGACGTCGGGCTGCCTGGCGCTCTACCGGGCCCCGGTGCTCTACGACAACCTGCCCGACTACCTCACCTCGGGCACCGCGGGCGACGACCGCCGGCTCTCGTTCTACGCGCTGCTGCGCGGCCAGGTCGTCGGGGTGTCGGAGGCGGTCGTGTCCACGCAGCTTCCCGCAACCGCGCGCGGGATGTTCCGGCAGCGGACGCGGTGGAGCAAGTCGGCCTGGCTGGGCATCCCGTTCGTGGCGACCAACCTGCGGCTGGCCGTGGTGTTCTTCTACCTGCTGCCGCTGGTGTTCGCGGCACTGTGGCCCGTGATGGTGGCCGTGCTGGTGACGCTCACGCTCCGGTACGACAACCCGGTGCTGCTGCACGGGGTGGCGTTCTGGCTCGCCTGCTCGGTGACCCAGACGGCGGTCTACGCGATCTACCGGCCCGGCCTGACTTTCCGACAGCGCGTCGGGCAGTGGGGGCTGGCGCTGGTGTATCCGCTGCTGGGCTATCTGGTGCTGCGCCCGGCCACGTACTGGGCGCTGACCAAGCTGCGCGACTCGTCCTGGTACACCCGCTCATGA
- a CDS encoding polysaccharide deacetylase family protein → MRAFLLAVALVLLLLPAAPASAAPGTLTVSLTFDDGFKSQADAAQVLAKHRMNGTFYVINGLVGYGDYLSWADIDALAAQGNEIGGHTVTHPHLDQLPYAQAKAEICDNRATLLARGYRVTSFAYPYGSPSADNERQAAECGYNSARDVSGLVDAENASCLDCALANPVPPADLFRIRGNSSTTDHLAGVEQYVTQALQHPGASWVPLIFHRFCTSACASEKGDEYMSIADFDRLLTWLAQQPGVVVRTVQQVVGGPVRPSVGTPTPDRVAPAAVSDAVAWRPFDVPIGQEQVLVGGLVVAVCAVGVFRLSRRGRRYVR, encoded by the coding sequence ATGAGGGCGTTTCTCCTGGCGGTAGCGCTCGTGCTCCTGCTGCTGCCGGCTGCGCCGGCGTCGGCCGCCCCCGGAACGCTGACGGTCTCGCTGACGTTCGACGACGGGTTCAAGTCCCAGGCGGACGCGGCCCAGGTGCTGGCCAAGCACCGGATGAACGGCACGTTCTACGTCATCAACGGGCTGGTCGGATACGGCGACTACCTCTCCTGGGCGGACATCGACGCGCTCGCCGCGCAGGGCAACGAGATCGGCGGCCACACGGTCACCCACCCGCACCTCGACCAGTTACCGTACGCGCAGGCCAAGGCCGAGATCTGCGACAACCGGGCGACGCTGCTGGCCCGCGGCTACCGCGTCACCAGCTTCGCGTACCCGTACGGATCGCCGTCGGCCGACAACGAGCGGCAGGCCGCCGAGTGCGGCTACAACTCCGCGCGCGACGTGTCCGGGCTGGTCGACGCCGAGAACGCGTCGTGCCTGGACTGTGCGCTGGCCAACCCGGTCCCGCCGGCCGACCTGTTCCGGATACGCGGCAACTCGTCGACGACCGACCACCTGGCCGGCGTCGAGCAGTACGTCACCCAGGCATTGCAGCACCCCGGCGCGTCCTGGGTGCCGCTGATCTTCCACCGCTTCTGCACGTCGGCGTGCGCGTCCGAGAAGGGCGACGAGTACATGTCGATCGCCGACTTCGACCGCCTGCTGACCTGGCTCGCGCAGCAGCCGGGCGTCGTCGTGCGGACCGTCCAGCAGGTCGTCGGCGGCCCGGTGCGGCCCTCGGTCGGCACCCCGACCCCGGATCGGGTCGCGCCGGCCGCGGTATCGGACGCGGTGGCCTGGCGGCCGTTCGACGTGCCGATCGGCCAGGAGCAGGTCCTGGTCGGCGGCCTCGTGGTGGCGGTCTGCGCGGTCGGGGTGTTCCGCCTGTCCCGGAGGGGGCGTCGTTATGTCCGTTGA
- a CDS encoding nucleotide sugar dehydrogenase, giving the protein MFQAQAIDEPKQSTGRSTVAVVGLGYVGLPTALSLLDAGLSVIGIDVSPERLTAINSGNVDLLPTDLARLRRHLASEQFDRAADYGRIADADTVIVCVPTPVTPQLVPDLTALGAACRTVVEHARRGQTIILTSTTYVGCTRDLLETPLRDRGFEPGFDVHIAFSPERIDPGVADHDPASTPRVLGGITPDSTRAAAMILRRTCPSLHEVSSPEAAEMAKLLENTFRAVNIAFANEMADVAGSLGLSIQEVVEAAATKPYGFMKFMPGPGVGGHCIPCDPHYLLWQLRGRRVAAPLTDAAMTGIALRPRRVVARLAELLADGGHSLRGARVHVVGVAYKPGVADVRESPALEIIAECRAAGAEVSFTDAFVAELHLVDGNLKSTPVDRVEADVVLVHTAHPGEDLTWLAGHPLVLDATYRLDSVPQRVVV; this is encoded by the coding sequence ATGTTCCAAGCTCAGGCTATAGATGAGCCGAAGCAGAGCACCGGCCGTTCGACGGTCGCCGTCGTCGGTCTCGGCTACGTAGGGTTACCAACGGCACTCTCACTCCTGGACGCTGGCCTCTCGGTGATCGGCATCGACGTCTCCCCCGAACGCCTCACCGCGATCAATTCCGGAAACGTCGATCTGCTCCCCACCGACCTGGCTCGGTTACGTCGGCATCTGGCGTCCGAGCAATTCGATCGCGCGGCCGATTACGGCCGCATCGCGGACGCCGACACGGTCATCGTCTGCGTTCCGACTCCGGTCACCCCGCAGCTGGTCCCCGACCTGACCGCGCTCGGCGCGGCCTGCCGGACGGTGGTGGAGCACGCGCGCCGCGGGCAGACGATAATCCTCACCTCGACCACCTACGTCGGGTGCACCCGCGACCTGCTCGAGACGCCGCTGCGGGACCGCGGCTTCGAGCCGGGCTTCGACGTCCACATCGCGTTCTCGCCCGAGCGGATCGACCCGGGGGTCGCCGACCACGACCCGGCCTCGACTCCCCGCGTCCTCGGCGGCATCACGCCCGATTCGACCCGGGCCGCGGCCATGATCCTGCGGCGCACCTGCCCGAGCCTGCACGAGGTCAGCTCGCCCGAGGCCGCCGAGATGGCGAAGCTGCTGGAGAACACGTTCCGGGCGGTCAACATCGCGTTCGCGAACGAGATGGCCGACGTCGCCGGGAGCCTCGGCCTGTCGATCCAGGAGGTCGTCGAGGCGGCCGCGACCAAGCCGTACGGGTTCATGAAGTTCATGCCCGGCCCCGGGGTCGGTGGCCACTGCATCCCCTGCGACCCGCACTACCTGCTGTGGCAGCTCCGCGGGAGGCGGGTCGCCGCGCCGCTGACCGACGCGGCCATGACCGGGATCGCCCTGCGTCCGCGACGGGTGGTGGCCCGGCTGGCCGAGCTGCTCGCCGACGGTGGGCACAGCCTGCGCGGAGCGCGCGTGCACGTCGTCGGGGTGGCCTACAAGCCCGGCGTCGCCGACGTCCGGGAGTCGCCCGCGCTCGAGATCATCGCCGAGTGCCGGGCGGCCGGCGCCGAGGTCAGCTTCACCGACGCGTTCGTTGCCGAACTGCACCTCGTGGACGGCAACCTGAAGTCCACTCCGGTCGATCGGGTCGAGGCCGACGTCGTGCTCGTCCACACCGCGCACCCGGGCGAGGACCTGACCTGGCTGGCCGGCCACCCGCTGGTGCTCGACGCGACGTACCGGTTGGACTCGGTCCCGCAGCGCGTCGTCGTCTGA